The genomic region CGTGCGGGAGGCGGCGCTCGCCCTCGGCCTGGAGCCGGCCGAGTTCGCCCTCTGACCCGGCGGCCCGGCCGCAGCCACCGGGCGGAGCGCCCCGAGGTCACCGCCCCGACGGCCTTGGCGCCGACGGTCAGGCGTCGTCCTCCGAGCCCGCCTCGACGACGCGGACCGTGCCCACCGCGCGCCAGTTCACCGCCAGGACGTCGCCGTCCGCGAGGGCGATCCGGTCGAGCCCGACGTTGCCGGCCCGGCCGCTCATCACCTCTTCGGCGCGGCGGCGGAGCGCGGCCGCGTCGGTCCCCGCCGGCAGGTCATACGCCCGGCCGTCGAGCACCAGCCGCGCCATCCACCCTCCCGCACCACCCGACCGCACCACCCGACCGCACCACCCGACCGCGCGACACGACCGAAACGTGGACCGGAACCACCGACCGGACCGTCGACCGACAGTAATATGTTCCGTACACGGAGTGCGCCGTCGTGAGTCGGGCGGCGCCGGGCGCGTGCTCGTTCCGCCGTCCTGCGCTCGTTCAGTCGTCCTGCTTGATCCCGAACCACCCCATGACCTTGCCGCCGAACTTCAGGTCGCCGTCAATCTTGATCTTCCTGGTGAGGAACAACTTGGCGCCGCTGACCTGGCCGACAAGGACCCGCACGAACCGGACCCGGTCCGTGGTGATGGTCAGCGCACGGTCCGCCGGCGCCGTGCCGGAGCCGGCGGACGGCTCGGTCGCCAGCGTGCAGGCGCCGTCGACGACGTGCAGTTCGTAGGTGCGGGTGCTGCCCTCCGGCCCTCCGGTGAGCGCGAAGCGGACCAGCGCGTTCTCGCCCTGCGCCTGCTCGGGCCGGAACGTGTCGCGCATCTGCCGGAAGATCTCGTCAAGGACGCGCTCCCCGGCCGGGCCACCCAGCAGATCGGAGATCTCCCGCTCCGACAGGGTGGACAGACCACTGACGATCTTGGCCGGGTCGGCCGTGGGGTCGACGGCGAGGTCGGACATGGCCACTCCATTCGTTGACGGGCGGCCCGCCAGGCGACGGGCGCGGCACGAGCACGCTAGCGAACCCCTCGGCGGCATTCGTCGCCCGGGGCGCCCGATCGGGCCCCCCGCGCCGGGGTGGCTATCGTGATCGGAGTGGCCGGCCCGGCGTTGCTGCGCATCGAGATCGACGGCTGTCCCGTGTCCCTCGACGATCCGACCCCACTGGCCCTGCTTCCCCACGGTCATTTCACGGTCATGCAGGTCCGTGACGGCCGGACCCGCGGTCTCGACCTGCA from Frankia alni ACN14a harbors:
- a CDS encoding SCP2 sterol-binding domain-containing protein, whose translation is MSDLAVDPTADPAKIVSGLSTLSEREISDLLGGPAGERVLDEIFRQMRDTFRPEQAQGENALVRFALTGGPEGSTRTYELHVVDGACTLATEPSAGSGTAPADRALTITTDRVRFVRVLVGQVSGAKLFLTRKIKIDGDLKFGGKVMGWFGIKQDD